Proteins encoded in a region of the Mariprofundus ferrinatatus genome:
- the amrS gene encoding AmmeMemoRadiSam system radical SAM enzyme, whose amino-acid sequence MISSHFPGRYWHSLADGRIQCDLCPRDCKLHDGQRGLCFVRKCEEGRMVLTTYGRSSGFCIDPIEKKPLNHFYPGSSVLSFGTAGCNLACKFCQNWDISKSREFDRLCDEASPEAIAKTAEHWDCKSVAYTYNDPVIFLEYAVDTAKECSARDIKNVAVTAGYIHPEARKEFFDHMDAANVDLKAFTEDFYHKLCVGHLDPVLDTLRYLKHETDVWFEITTLLITGHNDSDEELKAMCDWIAENLGPDVPLHFTAFFPSWKMLDVPDTPQSTLTRARRIGMDAGLNYVYTGNTHDKRGGTTICPGCGSRMIVRDWYEIVEHRISPEGHCIMCDTPIPGRYEEFEDCFGARRIPIQIHSD is encoded by the coding sequence ATGATTTCAAGTCACTTCCCCGGCCGTTACTGGCACAGCCTTGCGGATGGTCGCATCCAGTGCGATCTCTGCCCTCGCGACTGCAAGTTGCACGATGGTCAGCGGGGACTCTGCTTTGTGCGCAAGTGCGAAGAGGGGAGGATGGTGCTCACCACCTATGGCCGTTCGTCGGGCTTCTGTATCGATCCGATCGAGAAGAAGCCGCTCAATCACTTCTATCCGGGTAGCAGCGTTCTCTCTTTCGGCACCGCCGGCTGCAACCTCGCCTGCAAATTCTGCCAGAACTGGGATATCTCCAAGTCGCGTGAGTTCGACCGGCTATGCGACGAGGCGAGCCCCGAGGCGATTGCGAAAACCGCCGAACATTGGGATTGCAAGTCGGTCGCCTACACCTACAACGATCCGGTGATCTTCCTGGAGTATGCGGTCGATACGGCCAAAGAGTGCAGTGCCCGCGATATCAAGAACGTGGCGGTGACTGCGGGTTATATCCATCCCGAAGCGCGCAAGGAGTTCTTCGATCACATGGATGCGGCCAATGTCGATCTCAAGGCGTTCACGGAGGATTTCTACCACAAGCTCTGCGTCGGCCACCTCGATCCGGTGCTTGATACGCTCAGGTATCTCAAGCATGAGACCGATGTCTGGTTTGAGATCACCACGCTGCTGATCACCGGCCACAACGATAGTGACGAGGAGCTGAAAGCGATGTGCGACTGGATCGCTGAGAACCTCGGCCCCGACGTGCCGCTCCACTTCACCGCCTTCTTCCCGTCATGGAAGATGCTTGATGTGCCGGATACGCCGCAATCGACACTGACGCGGGCCCGCAGGATCGGCATGGATGCGGGACTGAATTACGTCTATACCGGAAATACCCACGACAAACGCGGCGGTACCACCATCTGCCCCGGTTGCGGCAGTCGGATGATCGTGCGCGACTGGTACGAGATCGTAGAGCACCGAATCTCCCCCGAGGGTCACTGCATCATGTGCGACACCCCGATTCCGGGCCGTTATGAGGAGTTCGAAGACTGCTTCGGAGCCCGCCGCATCCCGATTCAGATTCACTCAGATTAA
- the lon gene encoding endopeptidase La: MKPDDIHDPEIVDETDPVEDAADSDGTTTEALLVRSDDALPSQLTLLPLSNRPLFPGLVVPLVYENEEMTRVVRELAASHMQHIGLVLVKDESGPYEPDNLYRVGVVARVAKAVEIEGHGLHLVVECLRRFRIDSFITNEHPIRVKATYRVETSYEDNVELRAYTVAVINTIKELLKHNPLHEEELRLFASRFDVNEPNRLADFAASLTTASREDLQDILETYPIYDRLKKVVTLLNRELNVSKVQSKIRERIDERVSDQQRRFFLQEQLHEIQRELGMNEDPRDKEIEDFREKAKKLKFSKEAQKAFDEELEKLTMLEPSSPEYGVTRAYLDWLTCLPWGRTCRDRYNLKAASRALNKDHSGLEDVKDRILEFIAVGGRKKQVGGSIILFVGPPGVGKTSIGRAIAEAVGRPFFRFSVGGMRDEAEIKGHRRTYIGAMPGKIVQALKRVEVANPVIMIDEVDKIGNDFRGDPSSALLEVLDPEQNSDFMDHYLDVRFDLSQILFLLTANQLDTVPRPLLDRAEIIHLAGYMPSEKIEIARKHLWPKQLREHAVDREEVVLTPAVIKHLVEDYAREPGVRRLEGLLKKILRKVARNVAEGKIETPVRIGVSDISDYVGKPRFREQAIKVGVGLSTGLAWTALGGTTLSLEATIAHYDRRGMKVTGQLGKVMQESAEIAYSYITANLERFGAPADFYDSAFIHLHVPEGAVPKDGPSAGITIATALLSLALDKAPARITMTGELTLTGDVLPIGGEREKLLAAKRLGISEVILPAANEVDVAELPKSVCEGLVIHYARHFRDVARLMFGVRMRPAKKQAPRPKAHHAAGNSSEEDS; encoded by the coding sequence ATGAAGCCAGACGATATTCACGACCCTGAAATTGTAGATGAGACCGATCCTGTAGAGGATGCGGCTGACAGCGATGGTACAACCACGGAGGCCTTGCTGGTTCGAAGCGATGACGCCCTTCCCAGTCAGTTGACCCTCCTGCCGCTCTCCAACCGGCCGCTTTTCCCAGGACTTGTGGTTCCGCTTGTTTATGAGAATGAGGAGATGACCCGTGTTGTTCGCGAGCTGGCAGCAAGCCATATGCAGCATATCGGTCTGGTTCTGGTCAAGGATGAGAGTGGGCCGTACGAGCCGGACAATCTCTACAGGGTTGGGGTGGTGGCGCGAGTCGCCAAAGCTGTGGAGATCGAGGGTCATGGCCTGCATCTGGTGGTTGAGTGCCTGCGCCGTTTCAGGATCGACAGTTTCATTACTAATGAGCATCCGATCCGTGTGAAGGCAACCTACCGCGTCGAGACATCCTATGAGGATAATGTCGAACTGCGTGCCTACACCGTTGCCGTGATCAATACGATCAAGGAGCTGCTCAAGCATAATCCGCTGCACGAGGAGGAGCTGCGGCTGTTCGCCTCCCGTTTTGATGTCAATGAGCCCAACCGCCTGGCTGATTTTGCCGCCAGCCTGACCACGGCCAGTCGCGAGGATCTGCAGGATATCCTTGAAACCTATCCGATCTATGATCGCCTCAAGAAGGTGGTCACCCTGCTAAATCGTGAACTCAATGTCAGCAAGGTGCAGAGCAAGATTCGTGAACGAATTGATGAGCGTGTCTCCGACCAGCAGCGGCGCTTTTTCCTGCAGGAGCAGTTGCACGAAATCCAGCGCGAACTTGGCATGAATGAAGATCCGCGCGATAAGGAGATTGAGGATTTCAGGGAGAAGGCGAAAAAACTGAAATTCAGCAAAGAGGCACAGAAGGCCTTTGATGAGGAGCTGGAGAAGCTGACGATGCTTGAACCCTCCTCTCCCGAGTACGGTGTTACTCGCGCCTACCTTGACTGGCTCACCTGCCTGCCCTGGGGCAGGACATGCCGTGACCGCTATAACCTGAAGGCTGCCAGTCGCGCCCTGAACAAGGATCACTCAGGTCTTGAAGATGTGAAGGATAGAATCCTCGAATTTATCGCCGTTGGTGGCCGCAAAAAGCAGGTGGGCGGTTCAATCATCCTGTTTGTGGGGCCTCCGGGCGTTGGCAAAACATCGATCGGCAGGGCAATTGCCGAGGCGGTCGGCCGTCCATTCTTCCGCTTTTCTGTAGGTGGCATGCGCGATGAAGCTGAGATCAAGGGGCACCGGCGCACCTATATCGGCGCAATGCCGGGTAAGATAGTACAGGCTCTCAAGAGAGTTGAGGTGGCCAATCCGGTGATCATGATCGACGAGGTGGACAAGATCGGAAATGATTTCCGCGGCGATCCGTCATCGGCACTGCTTGAGGTTCTCGATCCCGAGCAGAACTCGGACTTTATGGATCACTATCTCGATGTCCGCTTCGATCTGTCGCAGATTCTCTTCCTGCTCACGGCCAACCAGCTTGATACCGTGCCGAGGCCACTGCTCGATCGTGCCGAAATTATTCATCTTGCCGGTTATATGCCGAGCGAGAAGATCGAGATTGCACGCAAACACCTCTGGCCCAAGCAGCTGCGTGAGCATGCGGTCGACCGTGAAGAGGTGGTGCTTACCCCCGCTGTGATCAAGCATCTGGTGGAGGATTATGCCCGCGAACCGGGGGTTCGCCGTCTTGAGGGGCTGCTGAAAAAGATTCTTCGCAAGGTTGCGCGCAATGTTGCCGAGGGCAAAATCGAGACGCCCGTGCGGATTGGTGTTTCCGATATTTCCGATTATGTCGGCAAACCGCGTTTCCGCGAGCAGGCTATCAAGGTGGGGGTTGGCCTCTCCACTGGACTTGCATGGACGGCCCTCGGTGGTACGACACTGTCGCTGGAGGCAACCATTGCCCACTACGACCGCCGTGGCATGAAGGTGACCGGTCAGCTGGGCAAGGTGATGCAGGAGTCGGCCGAGATTGCCTACTCCTACATTACGGCCAATCTTGAGCGATTCGGTGCCCCTGCCGATTTCTATGACAGCGCATTTATCCACCTGCATGTACCTGAGGGTGCAGTGCCGAAGGATGGGCCATCAGCAGGTATTACAATTGCCACGGCACTTCTCTCGCTGGCGCTTGATAAAGCGCCTGCACGTATCACCATGACGGGAGAGCTGACGCTGACCGGGGATGTGCTGCCGATTGGAGGCGAGCGTGAGAAGCTGCTGGCTGCCAAACGGCTTGGGATTTCAGAAGTGATTCTTCCCGCTGCCAACGAGGTGGATGTGGCTGAGCTTCCGAAGAGCGTGTGTGAAGGGCTGGTTATCCACTATGCCCGCCACTTCAGGGATGTCGCACGACTGATGTTCGGCGTCCGCATGCGTCCGGCCAAGAAGCAGGCTCCCAGGCCAAAAGCGCATCATGCCGCTGGCAACAGCAGCGAAGAGGACTCATAA
- a CDS encoding response regulator — MDAQDKRLPRVLIVEDDEHVRRYFERSIHQHDHLSLFGSVGSFRDAVEKLADSPDVMLVDLGLPDGNGADLIRLLKNSSPQSEAIVITVFADEFRVVEAIKAGATGYLLKDSMPDDIGDLIVRMLAGDAPISSSIARHILKMFNTQPDPVPESVEESLLSKRELEVLQLVARGFNREEIANYMELSIHTVVSHIRHIYQKLEVHSRNEAVFEAVQLGLIKLNE; from the coding sequence GTGGACGCTCAGGACAAACGGCTTCCAAGAGTTCTTATCGTTGAAGATGATGAGCACGTCAGACGCTATTTCGAAAGATCCATTCATCAGCATGACCATCTGTCACTGTTCGGATCGGTCGGAAGCTTCAGGGATGCAGTGGAAAAGCTTGCCGATAGTCCGGATGTGATGCTGGTCGACCTTGGTCTGCCCGATGGCAACGGGGCAGATCTGATCCGGCTGCTCAAAAACAGTTCTCCACAAAGTGAAGCGATCGTCATTACCGTGTTTGCCGATGAGTTCCGGGTTGTTGAAGCGATCAAGGCCGGAGCAACCGGTTACCTTCTCAAGGACTCCATGCCGGATGATATCGGTGATCTGATTGTGCGGATGCTGGCTGGCGATGCGCCGATCAGCTCTTCGATAGCCCGGCATATACTGAAAATGTTTAACACCCAGCCGGATCCGGTTCCTGAAAGCGTGGAGGAAAGCCTGCTCAGCAAGAGAGAACTTGAAGTGTTGCAGCTGGTGGCGCGCGGATTTAATCGTGAAGAGATAGCGAATTATATGGAACTCAGTATCCATACTGTCGTTTCGCATATTCGCCACATCTATCAAAAACTCGAAGTTCATAGCCGAAACGAAGCGGTATTCGAGGCAGTTCAGCTGGGGCTGATCAAGCTGAATGAGTAA
- the amrA gene encoding AmmeMemoRadiSam system protein A — MSDTVDKGKVLIALARTAIAKRLGLGSELVSTEGKTWLEKPAATFVTLTLNGALRGCIGSLEAYRPLIEDVRGNAEAAAFQDSRFTPLTAEEFASVNVEVSVLTELEAMHAYTENIALSTLRPGIDGVVFKFGMYKATFLPQVWDQLPNPVDFLGHLKVKAGLSADFWHPEVLLFKYQVKKYREKDLSTERV, encoded by the coding sequence ATGAGTGATACGGTTGACAAGGGAAAGGTCCTTATCGCGCTGGCCCGAACTGCTATTGCAAAGCGGCTTGGCCTTGGCAGTGAGCTGGTCTCTACTGAGGGAAAAACATGGCTGGAGAAACCGGCTGCCACCTTTGTTACATTGACACTGAACGGCGCACTGCGTGGCTGCATCGGATCACTGGAGGCGTATCGTCCGTTAATCGAGGATGTGCGCGGCAATGCCGAAGCGGCCGCGTTTCAGGATTCCCGGTTCACCCCATTGACTGCGGAGGAGTTTGCCAGTGTGAATGTTGAGGTCTCCGTGCTGACGGAGCTGGAAGCGATGCATGCCTACACTGAGAATATTGCCCTCTCCACGCTGCGTCCCGGTATCGATGGCGTGGTCTTCAAGTTCGGCATGTACAAGGCGACCTTCCTGCCACAGGTGTGGGATCAGCTGCCCAATCCGGTCGATTTTCTAGGCCATCTGAAGGTCAAGGCAGGGCTCTCCGCCGACTTCTGGCATCCTGAGGTGCTGCTCTTCAAATATCAGGTGAAGAAATATCGAGAAAAGGATCTCTCCACGGAAAGGGTATGA
- a CDS encoding adenylate/guanylate cyclase domain-containing protein: MKFAHLDNDNRKIEVSDDESILQASLKAGIRHTHACGGNAQCSTCRVEVLDGIHHFSPRNEAEQRMEALLNLPETVRLACQSLISGDVTIRRLVVDEIDSRIIRDQLASHDENSLGREKNIAVMFVDLANYTSFAESLPAYDVVHVLNRYYLTMNEIVTQHNGVISDVAGDGMLILFGACKKSDGLVEDAIACIRAMKEKMSGFNAYLQSMYHRSFGLRAGIHFGPAIIGHFSTGPMSKVAAIGDTVNMASRIEQANKTFGTQLLISEAAFLQVSTALPVGNSHQIELKGKSGVHTLHEVSL; encoded by the coding sequence ATGAAGTTTGCACATCTGGATAACGATAATAGAAAAATTGAAGTTTCAGATGATGAGTCGATTCTTCAGGCCTCATTAAAAGCAGGCATCAGGCACACGCATGCCTGCGGCGGCAATGCTCAATGCTCCACATGCAGAGTGGAGGTTCTTGATGGGATTCACCACTTCTCTCCGCGCAACGAAGCGGAACAAAGGATGGAGGCATTGCTGAATCTTCCGGAGACGGTTCGCCTTGCATGCCAGAGCCTCATCTCTGGTGATGTCACGATTCGCCGGCTTGTCGTCGACGAAATCGATAGCCGAATCATCAGGGATCAGCTCGCCAGCCATGATGAGAATTCGCTCGGCAGAGAGAAAAATATCGCGGTGATGTTTGTAGACCTTGCCAACTACACCAGCTTTGCGGAATCACTCCCCGCCTATGATGTCGTCCACGTGCTTAATCGTTACTACCTGACAATGAATGAGATTGTTACTCAGCATAACGGCGTAATCAGCGATGTCGCAGGTGACGGCATGTTGATTCTCTTTGGCGCCTGTAAAAAGAGCGATGGCCTTGTGGAGGATGCAATTGCGTGCATTCGCGCCATGAAGGAAAAAATGTCCGGGTTTAACGCCTATCTGCAATCGATGTATCACCGATCATTCGGCCTGAGGGCCGGTATCCATTTTGGTCCGGCCATTATCGGTCACTTCAGCACCGGCCCCATGAGCAAGGTCGCTGCGATCGGGGATACGGTCAATATGGCCAGCCGCATTGAACAGGCGAACAAAACATTCGGAACCCAGCTTCTTATCTCGGAGGCGGCTTTCTTGCAGGTCTCCACTGCATTGCCAGTCGGCAACTCACATCAAATTGAACTTAAAGGCAAAAGCGGCGTTCACACACTTCATGAGGTCTCACTATAG
- the htpX gene encoding protease HtpX: MRGLKGIFLLIITNLLVFLTLIISGNILIHFILPMFGIDVRGAFATHQFAWAMVFGFGGAFISLLMSKPMAKRMYRMQQVTDPSTPKEKLVYNTVKELAERAGIKMPEVWVYWDDAPNAFATGPTRNNSMVAVSSGLAMNLTDAELKAVLAHEVGHVDSGDMVSTTLLQGLMNTFVYFLASMIARLVASAGSRDGEMNYMLYFIVDIILQILFSILAMIVVMWHSRRREFKADAYAANAYGADAMISALQKIDALAHRVEPVEEQHESALAPKDALATMKIHGRSSGLMHLFASHPSTEARIAALRNRN; encoded by the coding sequence ATGCGCGGCTTAAAAGGTATTTTCCTGTTAATCATCACCAATTTACTGGTCTTTCTCACCCTGATCATCTCAGGAAATATTCTTATTCACTTCATTTTGCCAATGTTCGGCATCGATGTACGTGGCGCTTTCGCCACCCATCAGTTTGCATGGGCGATGGTATTCGGCTTTGGCGGCGCCTTCATTTCACTGTTGATGAGCAAACCGATGGCCAAGCGGATGTACCGCATGCAGCAGGTAACCGACCCTTCCACGCCGAAAGAGAAGCTGGTTTACAACACCGTGAAAGAGCTCGCTGAACGAGCAGGCATCAAGATGCCTGAGGTATGGGTCTACTGGGATGATGCCCCCAATGCATTTGCCACCGGTCCAACGCGCAACAATTCGATGGTAGCCGTTTCATCGGGCCTGGCCATGAACCTGACCGATGCGGAACTGAAAGCCGTACTTGCCCACGAAGTCGGCCATGTCGACAGCGGTGACATGGTCTCTACTACCTTGCTGCAGGGGCTGATGAACACCTTCGTCTATTTCCTGGCCAGCATGATCGCGAGACTGGTGGCCAGCGCCGGATCCCGCGACGGCGAGATGAATTACATGCTCTACTTTATCGTCGATATCATATTGCAGATCCTCTTCTCGATCCTCGCCATGATCGTGGTGATGTGGCACTCGCGCCGCCGCGAATTCAAGGCTGATGCCTATGCTGCAAATGCCTACGGAGCCGATGCGATGATCAGTGCACTGCAGAAGATCGATGCGCTGGCGCACCGCGTTGAACCGGTTGAAGAGCAGCATGAATCAGCACTTGCTCCGAAGGATGCGCTGGCAACGATGAAGATCCATGGACGCAGCAGTGGTCTGATGCACCTCTTCGCCTCACACCCATCCACCGAGGCGCGTATCGCCGCGTTGAGGAATCGCAACTAA
- a CDS encoding sensor histidine kinase, producing the protein MSKIHFGTVALVLLFLGCSQISGDGPASSLRLDRAEALVSDDPHHLPFDAVEWERVALPDAWDKTRPGLSGGVWYRIPVLISGQVNEPWAVLLPRFSMNAAIWWNGRMLGSGGSMSDPVARNWSRPLSLLLPADSLEQGEHWLYIYLRALAHDAGGLGYVYVGPHKYLKPLFERNTFIHITLAWVALVITSVITLVMGVLWFLQKKHLELFWMALAGLFWSFVIGNQVLKYPPVSHYYWEWIVFSSLGGFTVCLLMAVHRFIERGNEHLERAIVAIYVLNSLLALAYSGGNLVIWFNFFHIASIALGFYMVCLCLWHYRQTGMIKALWMGMAISCAMLFAGHDWWVTIHAEHLTSLFVMQFGPPLMLLLIGGWMLMHVSSSLRSQEQQRLEAEEKVAEISIKLQQESKRRLELERKRILTEERHRFTRELHDGMGGHLVALKSMLAEKGAEADNAPFSEVLDQAIRDMRLIIDAVGDECDDIGMILGLLRSRMEHELKAADLHVTWNMISLPAGCLLREGSSIHLVRILQEAITNIIRHADASWVEIRATEFRQGSKSMVRIDVADNGEGIVQKNSRGRGIGNMEQRCEVLGGQLSVEGNPHGGTLVSLTLPCREL; encoded by the coding sequence ATGAGTAAGATTCATTTCGGCACTGTTGCTTTGGTGCTGCTGTTTTTGGGTTGTAGCCAGATCTCTGGGGATGGGCCAGCCTCTTCGCTGCGGCTGGATCGCGCCGAAGCCCTTGTTTCTGATGATCCACATCACCTGCCGTTTGATGCAGTCGAGTGGGAGAGAGTGGCGCTTCCTGATGCCTGGGATAAAACGCGCCCGGGTCTGTCAGGAGGGGTCTGGTACCGGATCCCTGTATTAATCAGCGGCCAAGTCAATGAACCATGGGCTGTCCTGCTGCCAAGGTTCAGCATGAATGCTGCCATCTGGTGGAACGGTAGAATGCTGGGTTCCGGTGGCAGTATGAGTGATCCTGTTGCTCGTAACTGGTCACGGCCTCTCTCTCTGCTGTTGCCTGCAGATTCATTGGAGCAGGGGGAACATTGGCTCTATATCTATCTTCGGGCACTTGCCCATGATGCTGGCGGCCTGGGATATGTCTATGTAGGTCCGCATAAGTATTTGAAGCCGCTTTTTGAAAGAAACACCTTTATACATATTACCCTCGCATGGGTTGCGCTTGTGATCACCAGTGTGATCACACTGGTGATGGGGGTACTGTGGTTCTTGCAAAAGAAGCATCTTGAGCTCTTCTGGATGGCACTGGCAGGCCTCTTCTGGAGTTTTGTTATTGGCAACCAGGTGCTCAAGTACCCTCCGGTTTCTCACTACTACTGGGAGTGGATAGTTTTCTCATCTCTGGGCGGGTTCACTGTTTGCCTGCTCATGGCGGTGCACCGGTTCATTGAGAGAGGTAATGAGCATCTGGAGAGGGCGATTGTTGCCATCTACGTGCTTAACTCGCTGCTGGCCCTTGCATATTCAGGGGGCAATCTGGTGATCTGGTTCAATTTCTTTCATATCGCTTCGATTGCCCTTGGGTTCTATATGGTTTGCCTCTGCCTTTGGCACTATCGACAGACCGGAATGATAAAAGCGTTGTGGATGGGTATGGCAATTTCATGTGCCATGCTGTTTGCAGGCCACGACTGGTGGGTGACCATTCACGCCGAGCACCTTACAAGCCTGTTTGTCATGCAGTTCGGTCCGCCGTTGATGCTACTGCTGATCGGTGGGTGGATGCTGATGCACGTCTCATCTTCACTCAGGTCTCAGGAGCAGCAGCGACTTGAGGCCGAGGAGAAGGTGGCGGAAATCTCCATCAAATTGCAGCAGGAGAGTAAAAGACGACTGGAGCTTGAACGGAAGCGAATCCTGACCGAAGAGCGCCATCGCTTTACCCGCGAACTGCATGACGGCATGGGGGGGCATCTTGTGGCACTGAAGTCGATGCTCGCTGAGAAGGGGGCAGAGGCCGATAACGCACCGTTTTCCGAAGTGCTTGATCAGGCAATACGGGATATGCGCCTCATTATCGATGCGGTTGGCGATGAGTGTGATGATATCGGTATGATCCTGGGGTTGCTCCGCTCACGCATGGAGCACGAATTGAAGGCTGCAGATCTGCATGTGACATGGAATATGATCAGTCTGCCCGCCGGTTGTCTGCTGAGGGAGGGGAGTTCCATTCATCTGGTGCGGATTCTGCAGGAGGCCATTACCAATATTATCCGCCATGCCGATGCAAGCTGGGTGGAGATCAGGGCCACTGAGTTCAGACAGGGAAGCAAATCCATGGTTCGCATAGATGTTGCGGATAACGGTGAGGGCATTGTGCAGAAAAATAGCCGCGGCAGGGGTATTGGTAACATGGAGCAGCGCTGTGAAGTGCTGGGTGGGCAACTTTCCGTAGAAGGCAATCCCCATGGTGGAACACTGGTTAGCTTGACGCTGCCATGCCGGGAACTCTGA
- the lspA gene encoding signal peptidase II encodes MTKRRTLLQITLFALLVAADQISKWWIQQPDFHAFVVIEGYFNIVRAYNYGVAFSMFANLPDAWRVYLLLGVTIGIAIAVLFWWWQERRRYGITSWLLVLILAGAVGNIWDRMQLGYVVDFVDWYVRTNGNEYHWPAFNVADACISVSVVLLLITSFRHR; translated from the coding sequence ATGACGAAGAGACGAACACTGTTACAGATAACCCTGTTTGCGCTGCTGGTTGCCGCCGATCAGATAAGCAAATGGTGGATTCAGCAGCCTGACTTCCACGCTTTTGTCGTCATCGAGGGTTATTTCAATATCGTTCGCGCCTATAACTATGGCGTGGCCTTTTCGATGTTTGCCAACCTGCCCGATGCCTGGCGGGTTTATCTGCTGCTCGGAGTTACCATCGGTATCGCCATTGCTGTTCTCTTCTGGTGGTGGCAGGAGCGCAGGCGTTACGGCATCACCTCCTGGCTGCTGGTACTGATTCTGGCTGGTGCCGTCGGCAATATATGGGATCGGATGCAACTCGGTTATGTTGTCGATTTTGTCGACTGGTATGTGCGGACCAACGGAAATGAGTACCACTGGCCTGCATTCAATGTTGCTGACGCCTGCATCTCTGTTTCAGTCGTCCTGCTACTGATCACCAGTTTCAGGCATCGATAA
- a CDS encoding competence/damage-inducible protein A — protein MAHQTAAILVIGNEVLSGRTREANAYYAAGKLFNRGCRLSEVAIVPDEADAIISTLNRLRTQFDAVITSGGIGPTHDDITMESIAEAFGVELIEHSYIVQAMTDHYGEEGMNEGRRRMSRVPQGAKLIRCDKTIAPGARIGNVYILAGVPYIFESQLDSILDDFGDTPYQRIEIEVALAESIFANQLTAIQQQFDDVEIGSYPGRCGPNPCGKICLSSQDKLRLNEAVDSVNSMLKAISN, from the coding sequence ATGGCGCATCAAACAGCAGCGATTCTGGTTATCGGCAACGAGGTGCTCTCCGGGCGCACCCGCGAGGCCAATGCTTATTATGCCGCCGGCAAATTGTTTAATCGCGGCTGCAGACTGTCTGAAGTTGCCATCGTTCCCGATGAGGCCGATGCCATCATCTCAACCCTGAACCGGCTGCGGACGCAGTTTGATGCCGTGATCACCTCCGGCGGCATCGGCCCCACCCACGATGACATCACCATGGAGTCGATCGCCGAGGCATTTGGCGTTGAGCTGATCGAACACAGCTACATCGTGCAGGCAATGACCGACCACTACGGCGAAGAGGGGATGAACGAGGGGCGCAGGCGCATGAGCCGCGTACCACAGGGAGCAAAACTGATTCGCTGCGATAAAACAATCGCACCAGGCGCCCGCATCGGCAACGTCTATATCCTTGCCGGTGTCCCCTACATCTTCGAATCGCAACTGGACTCCATCCTCGACGACTTCGGCGACACCCCTTATCAGCGTATCGAGATTGAAGTGGCGCTGGCAGAGAGCATCTTCGCCAACCAGCTCACCGCCATCCAGCAGCAGTTTGACGATGTGGAGATCGGATCCTACCCGGGACGCTGCGGCCCCAACCCCTGCGGCAAGATCTGCCTCTCAAGCCAGGATAAACTCCGCCTCAACGAAGCGGTCGATTCGGTTAACAGCATGCTGAAGGCCATCTCAAACTAA